The genomic DNA TAATTGAGTAGACATCTTGGATGGGTATCCTGAGTGGCTTGTCAATTGGCTTCTCTGGTTCTGGAACCTTGTCAAGGGCCTCGATGAGTGTTGGACCGTTGTACCATGGCATCTTGTCGCTCTTCTTAACGACGTTGTCTCCCTCCCAAGCGCTGATTGGAATGACTGGGAAGTCCTTGTAACCGAGCATCTTGAGGAGCTTCTCAACCTGAGCCTTGACCTTCTCGAAGACCTTCTGATCGTAGTTAACCATGTCCATCTTGTTTATACAGACAATTATGTGCTTGATACCAAGGGTTCTTGCAAGGAAGGCGTGCTCCTTAGTCTGTGGCATGACACCATCGGTAGCTGCAACGACGAGAACTGCAACGTCTGCCTGTGAAGCACCGGTGATCATGTTCTTAACGAAGTCCCTGTGACCCGGAGCGTCGATGATAGTAATGTACCTGTGTGGGGTCTCGAACTTGGTGTGGGCGACATCAATGGTAATACCTCTTTCTCTCTCCTCCTTAAGCCTGTCCATGACCCAAGCGAACTTGAAGGACTTACCCTTTTCACCCATCTCCTCGAACTTCTTGATGATGGTCTCTGGGATGTTACCGGTATCGTAAAGGAGCCTACCGATTGTTGTACTCTTACCGTGGTCTACGTGTCCGATAAACACGATGTTAACGTGGGGCTTCTCCTTTGGCATCTTTAACCACCTCCAAATTTTTGCCTAACCCTACTTTTGACCGAGCTTTTTAAGATTTTCGCACATCGGCCCCCTCAGGCGGGAAACCCGCCCAAGTAGAGGGGGCCTCATAAGCTCGGATTGAAGTTGAGAAGGAGGTTTAAAAACTTAACTCAGGGCTCGGCGGTGACCACTTTCATCACTCCTCAGACAAGACCGATTTCTTCATCGCCTATTTAACGCTAACCCATGAAAGTATTTAAGCGGTTTTCCCAAGCTGAGATGGTGTTTATGATGAGGTTCATTCCCCTTATCGTTGCAAGACCTGAAGTTCAGATGGCCATAGATGAGGCAATAATGAGGGCAAGGATTGAGGGCAGAGTTCCAGACACCGTAAGGCTTTACGTTTTCAAGCCTAGTTCCGTGACCATAG from Pyrococcus kukulkanii includes the following:
- the tuf gene encoding translation elongation factor EF-1 subunit alpha yields the protein MPKEKPHVNIVFIGHVDHGKSTTIGRLLYDTGNIPETIIKKFEEMGEKGKSFKFAWVMDRLKEERERGITIDVAHTKFETPHRYITIIDAPGHRDFVKNMITGASQADVAVLVVAATDGVMPQTKEHAFLARTLGIKHIIVCINKMDMVNYDQKVFEKVKAQVEKLLKMLGYKDFPVIPISAWEGDNVVKKSDKMPWYNGPTLIEALDKVPEPEKPIDKPLRIPIQDVYSIKGVGTVPVGRVETGKLKVGDVVIFEPASTIFHKPIQGEVKSIEMHHEPLQEALPGDNIGFNVRGVSKNDIKRGDVAGHANNPPTVVRTKDTFKAQIIVLNHPTAITVGYSPVLHAHTAQIPVRFEQLLAKLDPRTGNIVEENPQFIKTGDSAIVILRPMKPVVLEPVKEIPQLGRFAIRDMGMTVAAGMVISIQKGE